A part of Marinobacter psychrophilus genomic DNA contains:
- the rplF gene encoding 50S ribosomal protein L6, which translates to MSRVANNPVVLPPGVEVELNGQEINVKGSKGALQFSIHQAVEVKQEENLLRFAARDGVKQSRALAGTTRALVNNMVTGVTAGFERKLQLIGVGYRAQAQGTKLNLTLGFSHPVAYELPEGITVETPSNTEVIIRGIDKQQVGHVAAEIRAFRPPEPYKGKGVRYADEQVRRKEAKKK; encoded by the coding sequence ATGTCCAGGGTTGCCAATAATCCTGTCGTGCTGCCTCCCGGTGTTGAAGTGGAGCTGAACGGTCAGGAAATCAACGTAAAGGGCTCCAAAGGAGCGCTTCAGTTTTCAATCCACCAAGCGGTTGAAGTAAAGCAGGAAGAAAATCTCCTACGCTTTGCAGCCCGTGATGGTGTTAAACAGTCCCGCGCTCTTGCTGGTACAACCCGCGCCTTGGTCAATAATATGGTGACCGGCGTTACCGCAGGCTTTGAGCGTAAGCTTCAGCTGATCGGTGTGGGTTACCGGGCTCAGGCGCAAGGTACGAAGCTCAATCTGACGCTGGGTTTTTCTCACCCCGTTGCGTACGAGCTGCCCGAGGGGATTACCGTTGAAACTCCGTCAAATACGGAAGTGATTATTCGCGGTATCGACAAGCAACAGGTTGGCCACGTCGCCGCTGAAATCCGCGCCTTCCGTCCGCCCGAGCCTTATAAAGGCAAAGGTGTACGTTATGCGGATGAGCAGGTAAGACGCAAAGAAGCCAAGAAGAAATAA
- the rplR gene encoding 50S ribosomal protein L18, translating into MSANNERLRRARKVRMKIRELGTNRLCVHRTPRHMYAQVTTADGSQVLATASTLDKELRQGATGNVDAAKKVGQLIAERAKAAGVEQVAFDRSGYRYHGRVQALADAAREAGLQF; encoded by the coding sequence ATGAGCGCGAATAACGAAAGATTGCGTCGCGCACGTAAAGTGCGCATGAAAATTCGTGAGCTGGGTACAAACCGTCTGTGCGTTCACCGCACACCGCGTCATATGTACGCCCAGGTTACGACAGCAGATGGCAGCCAAGTGCTGGCCACTGCCTCCACGTTGGATAAGGAACTGCGCCAGGGTGCGACCGGTAACGTGGATGCCGCCAAAAAAGTCGGTCAGCTGATTGCTGAACGTGCCAAAGCGGCGGGTGTTGAGCAGGTTGCTTTTGACCGCTCCGGTTACCGTTATCACGGTCGCGTACAGGCTTTGGCCGACGCAGCCCGTGAAGCTGGCTTGCAATTCTAA
- the rpsE gene encoding 30S ribosomal protein S5: protein MSVNEQKAPELQEKLVQVNRVAKVVKGGRIFAFTALTVVGDGKGRVGFGRGKAREVPVAIQKAMEAARKNMVDIPLDGTTLQYPVRAQHGGSRVFMMPASDGTGIIAGGAMRAVLEVAGVHNVLSKCYGSTNPVNVVRSTIKGLQAMQAPEDIAAKRGKSVEDILG from the coding sequence ATGAGCGTGAACGAACAGAAGGCGCCTGAGCTCCAGGAAAAGCTGGTTCAGGTAAACCGCGTTGCCAAAGTGGTAAAAGGCGGGCGTATATTTGCCTTTACCGCATTGACTGTAGTGGGTGATGGTAAAGGGCGTGTTGGCTTTGGCCGTGGTAAGGCACGTGAAGTGCCGGTTGCTATACAGAAAGCCATGGAAGCTGCGCGCAAGAATATGGTAGACATACCGTTGGATGGTACTACTTTGCAGTACCCGGTTCGGGCACAGCACGGTGGTTCGCGGGTGTTCATGATGCCTGCGTCCGATGGTACCGGCATTATTGCCGGTGGCGCCATGCGCGCTGTGTTGGAAGTGGCTGGTGTCCATAACGTGCTGTCTAAGTGCTATGGTTCTACCAACCCGGTGAACGTGGTACGTTCCACCATCAAGGGTCTTCAGGCAATGCAAGCGCCAGAAGATATTGCAGCCAAGCGCGGTAAATCCGTCGAAGACATTCTGGGTTGA
- the rpmD gene encoding 50S ribosomal protein L30, protein MANAKTITVTLIRSPIGCQPKHKLCVKGLGLRKIGQSVVLEDTPSIRGMANRVDYLVRVEEN, encoded by the coding sequence ATGGCGAACGCAAAAACGATCACAGTTACACTGATCCGCAGCCCAATCGGCTGCCAGCCCAAGCACAAGCTTTGTGTGAAGGGCCTGGGTCTTCGTAAAATTGGCCAGTCCGTGGTTTTGGAAGATACTCCTTCAATTCGCGGTATGGCTAACCGGGTAGACTACCTGGTTCGGGTTGAGGAGAACTAA
- the rplO gene encoding 50S ribosomal protein L15, whose product MRLNELAPEPGSRPNARRVGRGIGCGFGKTCGRGHKGLKARSGGSVAPGFEGGQQPLARRLPKFGFTSRQQRYVAEIRLNELAKVEGDVVDLDALKKADIIRDEIRDAKVMLSGEIDRAVTVQGLRVTKGARAAIIAAGGKVED is encoded by the coding sequence ATGCGTCTAAACGAACTAGCTCCAGAACCCGGTTCACGCCCCAACGCAAGGCGCGTTGGTCGTGGTATCGGTTGTGGTTTCGGCAAAACTTGTGGCCGTGGCCATAAGGGTCTGAAAGCCCGTTCCGGCGGCAGCGTTGCCCCTGGTTTTGAGGGCGGTCAGCAGCCGTTGGCACGTCGTTTGCCGAAGTTTGGCTTCACGTCCCGTCAGCAGCGTTACGTTGCTGAAATTCGTCTGAACGAACTGGCGAAGGTAGAAGGCGATGTTGTCGATCTTGACGCTCTGAAAAAAGCAGACATCATTCGCGACGAAATTCGCGATGCAAAAGTCATGTTGTCCGGTGAAATTGACCGTGCAGTGACTGTGCAGGGTTTGCGAGTGACCAAAGGCGCACGCGCGGCGATTATCGCCGCGGGCGGCAAAGTAGAAGACTAA
- the secY gene encoding preprotein translocase subunit SecY, with the protein MAKTASLPAGAGKGLAELRSRLWFVFLALLVYRIGAHIPVPGINPDRLAALFEQNQGTILSMFNMFSGGALERMSIFALGIMPYISASIIMQLMTAVNPTLEQLKKEGEAGRRKISQYTRYGTVILALLQGAGISVGLASQGVTFNDTLSFHFVAVVSFVSGAVFMMWLGEQITERGVGNGISLLIFAGIVAGLPGAIGQTLEQARNGEMSLLLVLGIGVLAIAVIGFVVFMERGQRRLTINYAKRQQGGRVFAQQSSHLPLKVNMAGVIPPIFASSILLFPASLGQWFGQGEGMEWLSDISQALAPSQPLYIILFAAAVVFFCFFYTALMYNPREVADNLKRSGAFIPGIRPGEQTAKYIDGVLTRLTLFGAMYIAAVSLFPQFLMVAGNVPFYLGGTSLLIVVVVVMDFMAQVQSHLMSHQYESLMKKSNLKGYGRNG; encoded by the coding sequence ATGGCCAAGACAGCATCATTGCCTGCGGGCGCGGGTAAAGGACTAGCAGAGCTGCGTTCGCGGCTCTGGTTTGTCTTTCTGGCATTGCTTGTGTACCGAATCGGTGCCCATATTCCGGTGCCTGGTATAAACCCCGACCGCTTGGCTGCACTGTTTGAGCAGAATCAGGGCACAATCCTGAGTATGTTCAATATGTTTTCCGGTGGTGCACTTGAGCGCATGAGTATCTTCGCGCTGGGTATCATGCCGTATATATCGGCTTCTATTATTATGCAGCTCATGACAGCGGTCAATCCGACGCTGGAGCAGCTGAAAAAAGAAGGTGAGGCGGGTCGTCGTAAGATCAGTCAATATACGCGCTACGGTACCGTAATCCTGGCCCTGCTTCAGGGTGCTGGTATTTCTGTCGGTTTGGCGTCGCAGGGCGTCACCTTCAATGACACTCTCAGCTTCCACTTTGTGGCAGTTGTATCGTTTGTTAGTGGTGCAGTCTTCATGATGTGGCTGGGCGAGCAGATCACCGAGCGGGGTGTCGGTAACGGCATTTCACTGTTGATTTTCGCCGGTATCGTTGCCGGGTTACCCGGTGCGATCGGTCAGACTTTGGAGCAGGCCCGTAACGGTGAGATGAGCTTGTTGTTGGTGCTTGGTATCGGTGTTCTGGCTATTGCCGTCATCGGTTTCGTGGTGTTCATGGAGCGCGGTCAGCGCCGATTGACGATTAACTACGCCAAGAGACAGCAGGGTGGCCGGGTATTTGCCCAGCAGTCTAGCCATTTGCCCTTGAAAGTGAATATGGCCGGTGTTATTCCGCCCATTTTTGCATCGTCCATTCTATTGTTCCCGGCATCGCTGGGTCAGTGGTTTGGTCAGGGCGAAGGCATGGAGTGGCTGAGCGATATTTCCCAGGCACTTGCGCCCAGTCAGCCCTTGTATATTATTCTGTTCGCGGCAGCAGTGGTATTTTTCTGCTTCTTCTATACGGCTCTGATGTACAATCCACGGGAAGTCGCGGATAACCTCAAACGCTCAGGCGCTTTTATTCCGGGCATTCGTCCGGGTGAGCAGACAGCCAAGTACATTGATGGCGTTCTTACCCGTTTGACATTGTTTGGAGCAATGTACATAGCAGCAGTTTCCCTGTTCCCTCAGTTCCTGATGGTGGCCGGGAATGTACCCTTCTATTTGGGCGGTACGTCTCTGCTGATTGTTGTAGTCGTAGTGATGGACTTTATGGCTCAGGTTCAGTCGCATCTGATGTCTCACCAGTATGAATCGCTGATGAAGAAGTCCAATCTCAAGGGCTATGGTCGGAACGGGTAA
- the rpmJ gene encoding 50S ribosomal protein L36 encodes MKVRASVKKICRNCKVIRRNGAVRVICSEPRHKQRQG; translated from the coding sequence ATGAAAGTACGCGCTTCGGTAAAGAAAATTTGCCGTAACTGCAAAGTAATTCGTCGCAATGGCGCCGTAAGGGTCATTTGCTCGGAGCCTCGCCACAAGCAACGTCAGGGTTAA
- the rpsM gene encoding 30S ribosomal protein S13, producing MARIAGVNIPDHKHVVVSLTYIFGVGKTTAQKLCDATGVKPDVKVKDLTDEQLESLRTDVIKGSVEGDLRREVQMNIKRLKDLGCHRGLRHRHGLPVRGQRTKTNARTRKGPRKPIRK from the coding sequence ATGGCACGTATAGCCGGTGTCAATATACCCGATCACAAACATGTTGTTGTATCGCTCACCTATATTTTTGGTGTAGGCAAAACAACAGCTCAAAAGCTTTGCGATGCAACCGGCGTTAAGCCGGACGTCAAAGTCAAAGACTTGACTGACGAACAGCTGGAATCACTTCGTACTGATGTGATTAAAGGCTCCGTCGAAGGCGATTTGCGTCGTGAAGTACAGATGAACATCAAGCGTTTGAAGGATCTCGGATGTCACCGTGGTCTGCGTCACCGTCATGGGCTTCCAGTCCGCGGCCAGCGCACCAAGACCAACGCCCGCACCCGTAAAGGTCCGCGCAAACCTATTCGTAAGTAA
- the rpsK gene encoding 30S ribosomal protein S11 — MAKPGTRTRKKVKKTVVDGVAHIHASFNNTIVTISDRQGNVLSWATAGGSGFRGSRKSTPFAAQVAAERAGNAAAEYGLKNLDVEVKGPGPGRESAVRALNSCGYKINNITDVTPIPHNGCRPPKKRRV; from the coding sequence ATGGCAAAGCCAGGTACACGTACCCGTAAAAAGGTGAAAAAAACGGTTGTTGATGGCGTCGCGCACATTCACGCTTCCTTCAACAACACTATCGTGACCATTTCGGACCGCCAGGGCAACGTATTGTCCTGGGCCACTGCTGGTGGTTCTGGTTTCCGCGGTTCACGTAAGAGTACACCTTTTGCTGCGCAGGTAGCAGCTGAAAGAGCCGGTAATGCGGCTGCTGAATACGGCCTTAAAAACCTGGATGTTGAAGTCAAGGGCCCCGGCCCTGGTCGTGAATCTGCAGTTCGTGCGCTTAACTCGTGCGGCTACAAGATCAACAACATCACAGATGTGACGCCGATTCCCCACAACGGATGTCGCCCGCCTAAAAAGCGCCGCGTCTAA
- the rpsD gene encoding 30S ribosomal protein S4: MARYIGPKCKLSRREGTDLFLKSGVRALDTKCNLETPPGMHGARRGRLSEYGVQLREKQKVRRIYGVLEKQFRNYYKEAARLKGVTGENLLQLLEARLDNVAYRMGFGSTRAECRQLVSHKAILVNDKVVNIPSYQVKPGDVVSVREKAKNQLRVKGALDLASGRAAVSWVDVDATKMSGVYSSVPTRIELPADINENLIVELYSK; encoded by the coding sequence ATGGCTCGTTACATAGGCCCGAAGTGCAAACTGTCTCGTCGTGAAGGGACAGATCTTTTTCTGAAAAGCGGTGTTCGCGCTCTCGACACTAAGTGCAACCTTGAAACCCCCCCGGGTATGCACGGTGCGCGTCGCGGTCGTTTGTCGGAATACGGCGTTCAGCTGCGGGAAAAACAGAAAGTTCGTCGTATTTACGGCGTACTGGAAAAGCAGTTCCGCAACTATTATAAAGAGGCGGCTCGCCTGAAAGGCGTAACGGGTGAAAACCTGTTGCAACTTTTGGAAGCGCGTCTTGATAACGTTGCTTACCGCATGGGTTTTGGTTCAACCCGCGCGGAGTGCCGCCAGCTCGTTTCTCACAAGGCAATTCTGGTCAACGACAAGGTTGTGAATATTCCTTCCTACCAGGTCAAGCCAGGTGATGTTGTGAGCGTGCGTGAAAAAGCCAAAAACCAGTTGCGCGTTAAAGGCGCTCTGGATTTGGCCTCCGGTCGCGCAGCGGTGAGCTGGGTAGATGTCGACGCCACTAAGATGTCCGGCGTTTACAGTTCAGTGCCAACACGGATTGAATTGCCGGCCGACATCAACGAGAACCTCATCGTCGAGCTTTACTCTAAGTAA
- a CDS encoding DNA-directed RNA polymerase subunit alpha: protein MQRSVHELLTPRTIDVKESGSTRAKVTLEPLERGFGHTLGSALRRILLSSMPGCAVTEAQIDGVLHEYSAIEGVQEDVIEILLNLKGVAVKMHGRDDAELMLSKKGPGVVTAGDIKLDHDVEIANPEHIICHLSENGEVNMRLSIARGRGYEPADQRGLDEDETRAIGRLQLDATFSPVRRVAYSVESARVEQRTDLDKLVIDLETNGTIDPEEAIRRAATILQQQLAVFVDFDHEKEPERVEEEEEIDPILLRPVDDLELTVRSANCLKAENIYYIGDLIQRTEVELLKTPNLGKKSLTEIKDVLASRGLSLGMRLDNWPPASLRGDDRVLGG, encoded by the coding sequence ATGCAGCGTTCAGTACATGAGTTATTGACACCTCGTACCATTGACGTGAAGGAATCCGGTTCCACGCGTGCCAAGGTGACCTTGGAGCCTCTTGAAAGAGGTTTCGGCCACACTCTGGGCAGTGCGTTACGCCGTATTCTCTTGTCTTCGATGCCGGGCTGCGCTGTTACCGAAGCGCAGATTGACGGTGTGTTGCACGAGTACAGCGCCATTGAAGGTGTCCAGGAAGACGTCATAGAGATTCTTTTGAATCTTAAGGGCGTCGCTGTAAAAATGCACGGCCGTGACGATGCCGAGCTTATGCTCAGCAAGAAGGGTCCGGGTGTTGTTACAGCCGGAGATATAAAGTTGGATCATGATGTCGAGATCGCCAATCCAGAACACATTATCTGTCACCTGAGCGAGAATGGTGAAGTTAACATGCGTCTGAGCATTGCCCGCGGTCGCGGCTATGAGCCTGCTGATCAGCGCGGTCTGGATGAGGACGAAACTCGTGCCATCGGACGTCTGCAGTTGGATGCTACGTTCAGCCCGGTTCGACGCGTTGCTTATTCTGTGGAAAGTGCACGGGTAGAGCAGCGTACCGACCTCGACAAGCTGGTTATTGATCTGGAGACTAATGGTACTATCGATCCGGAAGAAGCAATTCGCCGGGCCGCTACTATTCTTCAGCAGCAATTGGCCGTGTTTGTTGATTTTGATCATGAAAAAGAACCAGAGCGCGTGGAGGAAGAGGAAGAAATTGATCCGATTCTGCTGCGCCCGGTTGATGATCTAGAGCTGACAGTACGTTCCGCCAACTGCTTGAAGGCTGAGAACATTTACTACATCGGCGATTTGATTCAGCGCACAGAAGTTGAGCTGTTGAAGACGCCTAACCTGGGTAAAAAGTCGCTGACAGAGATCAAGGACGTATTAGCGTCCCGTGGTTTGTCTCTGGGAATGCGTCTTGATAACTGGCCGCCGGCAAGCCTTCGTGGTGATGACCGGGTTCTGGGCGGTTAA
- the rplQ gene encoding 50S ribosomal protein L17, with product MRHRKSGRKFNRTSAHRKAMFRNMSASLVEHELIKTTLPKAKELRRVAEPLITLSKIDSVANRRLAFARLRDDAAVAKLFTQLGPRYNERPGGYLRILKCGFRPGDNAPMAYVELIGRPLDIEAEEVDE from the coding sequence ATGCGTCATCGTAAGAGTGGTCGTAAGTTCAACAGGACCAGTGCGCATCGCAAGGCCATGTTTCGTAACATGTCTGCGTCACTGGTTGAGCATGAGTTGATCAAAACAACGTTGCCGAAGGCTAAAGAGCTTCGTCGGGTAGCGGAACCTTTGATTACTCTGTCAAAAATAGATTCGGTCGCGAATCGTCGTTTGGCGTTTGCACGTCTGCGTGACGATGCAGCGGTTGCCAAGCTGTTTACTCAGTTGGGTCCCCGTTACAACGAGCGTCCGGGTGGATATCTTCGTATCCTGAAGTGCGGTTTCCGCCCAGGCGACAATGCCCCTATGGCATATGTTGAGCTGATCGGTCGTCCGCTGGATATTGAAGCGGAAGAAGTTGACGAGTAG
- the uvrA gene encoding excinuclease ABC subunit UvrA, producing the protein MDHIQIKGARTHNLKNIDLDIPRDKLIVITGLSGSGKSSLAFDTLYAEGQRRYVESLSTYARQFLSMMEKPDVDHIEGLSPAISIEQKSTSHNPRSTVGTITEIYDYLRLLFARAGEPRCPDHGQPLEAQTVSQMVDQILAMEEDSRLMILAPVIRDRKGEHLQVVETMRSQGFIRLRIDGTVYDIDDVPALDKKRKHHIDVVVDRFKVKPGLEQRLAESFETALALADGIALVAAMDGSGEDTTLSARYACNQCGYAISELEPRLFSFNNPAGACPTCDGLGVKQFFDSDKIIQHPEANLASGAIKGWDRRAVYYFQLLSSVAEHYNVDLDTPWCDLPEPLQQVMLHGSGGEDISFRYVNSRGHIMERLHSFEGILPNLERRYRETDSQSVREELARNLSTQPCKDCGGTRLRRSARNVFIDNRNLPAIAHLPIGEAHRYVSQLTLSGARGEIAEKVLKEVRQRLQFLVNVGLEYLSLERSADTLSGGEAQRIRLASQIGAGLVGVMYILDEPSIGLHQRDNDRLLETLYHLRDLGNTVIVVEHDEDAILAADHVIDIGPGAGVHGGQIIAQGKPADILANPNSLTGQYLNGTKFIAIPEKRNSGSGEYLKLTGASGNNLTNIDLAIPLGVMTCITGVSGSGKSTLINGTLYPIAATALNKATTLSHGPYASIEGLDLLDKVIDIDQSPIGRTPRSNPATYTGLFTPIRELFSGTQEARSRGYKPGRFSFNVKGGRCEACQGDGVIKVEMHFLPDIYVPCDVCKSKRYNRETLEVRYKGKNIHEVLSMTVEEGRQFFDAVPFLARKLQTLVDVGLSYIRLGQSAVTLSGGEAQRVKLAKELSKRDTGQTLYILDEPTTGLHFYDIQQLLTVLQRLRDHGNTIVVIEHNLDVIKTADWIIDLGPEGGSGGGLIVAEGTPEQVAENKASHTGRYLKPLLEKQKEAQRS; encoded by the coding sequence ATGGACCATATCCAGATCAAGGGTGCCCGCACCCACAATTTGAAGAACATCGACCTGGATATACCCCGGGACAAACTGATTGTGATTACCGGTTTGTCAGGCTCTGGCAAGTCATCACTGGCGTTCGACACTCTTTACGCCGAAGGCCAGCGGCGCTATGTGGAATCGCTGTCGACCTATGCCCGCCAGTTTCTATCAATGATGGAAAAACCCGACGTGGACCATATTGAAGGGCTTTCGCCGGCCATTTCTATCGAGCAAAAGTCCACATCCCATAACCCGCGCTCTACTGTCGGTACAATTACTGAAATCTACGATTACCTGCGTCTGTTGTTTGCCCGCGCCGGCGAACCTCGCTGCCCTGACCACGGCCAACCGCTGGAAGCGCAAACCGTGAGCCAAATGGTGGATCAGATTTTAGCGATGGAAGAAGATTCGCGGTTAATGATTCTGGCCCCGGTGATTCGCGACCGCAAGGGCGAGCACCTGCAAGTGGTTGAAACCATGCGCAGCCAAGGCTTTATACGCCTACGGATAGACGGCACTGTTTACGACATTGATGACGTCCCGGCTTTGGACAAAAAGCGTAAACACCATATTGATGTGGTGGTCGACCGCTTCAAGGTCAAACCCGGCCTGGAACAACGCCTGGCCGAGAGCTTTGAAACTGCTCTGGCCCTGGCAGACGGCATAGCGCTAGTGGCCGCCATGGATGGCAGCGGCGAAGACACCACACTGTCAGCTCGCTATGCCTGTAACCAGTGTGGTTATGCCATCAGCGAGCTAGAGCCACGACTGTTCTCGTTCAACAACCCAGCAGGCGCCTGCCCGACCTGCGACGGACTTGGCGTAAAGCAATTTTTCGACTCCGACAAAATTATCCAACATCCAGAGGCCAATCTTGCCTCCGGCGCCATCAAGGGCTGGGATCGCCGCGCGGTGTATTACTTCCAGCTTCTTAGCAGCGTGGCCGAACACTACAATGTTGATTTGGACACTCCCTGGTGCGACCTGCCCGAGCCGTTGCAACAGGTGATGCTGCATGGCTCCGGCGGCGAGGACATTAGCTTTCGCTACGTAAACAGCCGCGGCCACATCATGGAACGTCTGCATTCGTTCGAGGGCATATTACCCAACCTGGAACGGCGTTATCGTGAAACCGATTCCCAAAGTGTCAGGGAAGAACTGGCCCGCAACCTTAGCACCCAGCCGTGCAAAGACTGCGGCGGAACGCGCTTACGCCGTTCAGCACGCAACGTGTTTATCGACAACAGAAACCTTCCCGCCATCGCTCACCTGCCAATTGGCGAGGCACATCGATACGTTAGCCAACTGACACTATCGGGCGCTAGAGGCGAAATTGCCGAAAAAGTTCTGAAAGAGGTCCGCCAACGCCTGCAGTTCCTGGTGAACGTGGGGCTGGAATATCTGTCCCTTGAGCGCAGCGCCGATACACTCTCCGGGGGTGAAGCCCAGCGTATACGCCTGGCGAGCCAAATTGGCGCCGGCCTGGTGGGCGTTATGTACATACTTGACGAACCGTCCATTGGCCTGCACCAGCGTGACAACGACCGCCTGCTGGAAACTCTTTACCACCTGCGCGACTTGGGTAACACAGTCATTGTAGTCGAACACGACGAAGACGCCATACTGGCGGCAGACCACGTAATCGACATAGGCCCGGGCGCCGGTGTACACGGCGGGCAAATCATCGCCCAAGGCAAACCGGCAGACATACTCGCAAACCCCAATTCACTGACGGGCCAGTACCTTAACGGCACCAAGTTCATCGCCATACCCGAGAAGCGCAACTCCGGGTCCGGCGAATACCTGAAACTGACCGGTGCCAGCGGCAATAACCTGACCAACATTGACCTAGCCATCCCCCTAGGCGTAATGACCTGTATTACTGGTGTTTCCGGCTCTGGCAAATCCACGTTGATCAACGGCACCCTGTACCCGATAGCGGCCACGGCATTGAACAAAGCCACAACCCTAAGCCACGGCCCTTACGCCAGCATTGAAGGGTTAGACCTGCTCGACAAAGTCATCGACATCGACCAAAGCCCGATCGGCCGCACACCCAGATCCAACCCTGCCACCTACACAGGGCTGTTCACCCCTATCCGCGAACTGTTTTCCGGCACCCAGGAAGCACGTTCAAGAGGTTACAAGCCTGGCCGTTTCTCCTTCAACGTCAAGGGTGGACGCTGCGAAGCCTGCCAGGGCGACGGCGTCATCAAAGTTGAAATGCACTTCCTGCCCGACATTTACGTACCCTGCGACGTCTGCAAAAGTAAACGCTACAACCGCGAGACTCTGGAAGTGCGCTATAAGGGCAAAAACATCCATGAAGTACTGTCTATGACAGTCGAAGAAGGCCGCCAATTCTTCGATGCTGTGCCCTTCCTGGCTAGAAAACTTCAGACTTTAGTGGACGTGGGCTTGTCGTACATCCGTCTGGGCCAAAGCGCCGTTACGCTATCCGGCGGTGAAGCCCAACGGGTGAAACTCGCCAAAGAGCTGTCCAAGCGCGACACTGGCCAAACCCTGTACATTCTAGACGAACCCACCACCGGCCTACACTTCTATGACATCCAGCAGTTGTTAACCGTATTGCAGCGCCTACGCGATCACGGCAACACCATCGTGGTCATTGAACACAATTTGGACGTCATTAAAACTGCAGATTGGATAATTGACCTGGGCCCCGAAGGAGGTTCCGGCGGCGGCCTGATCGTCGCGGAAGGAACGCCAGAGCAAGTAGCAGAAAACAAAGCCAGCCACACTGGTCGCTACCTAAAACCCTTGCTAGAAAAGCAAAAAGAGGCTCAACGATCTTAG
- a CDS encoding MFS transporter, producing MNALEKRSVSALASVYAIRMLGLFMVMPVFVLLGGELEGATPALLGFAIGAYGLSQALLQIPFGLLSDRVGRKRMIYLGLILFAAGSLLAGSAESIYVVILGRILQGAGAIASVLMALLSDLTREEQRTKAMATVGISIGISFSVSLVLGPLVGARWGLSGIFNLTAALALIALLVVWRLVPTPHQRKVSAEQQPARAMVGRVLKDQRLLRLDFGIFSLHLVLTALFLVFPSLLQDRLGLPSGSHWWFYLSVMLTSFVAMVPFIIFGEKKRKMKPVLCGAVALLALSCAALSGVGEGLLAAWFMLFFFFMAFNLLEASLPSLLSKEAPAASKGTAMGVYSTSQFMGAFLGGALGGYLLQQVGVTGVLGLMVAVLVVWLLVALTMPAPGYTSGFVVKLEPEATLSYSDVDSFLRALPGVKDVVIMEEAATAYLKIDRQFFDEALLADTEFVQQTDRP from the coding sequence ATGAACGCCCTTGAAAAACGCTCGGTTTCTGCTTTGGCGTCGGTGTACGCCATTCGTATGCTCGGGCTGTTCATGGTTATGCCAGTGTTTGTGCTGCTTGGCGGAGAGCTTGAAGGCGCAACACCCGCGCTGCTGGGCTTTGCCATCGGCGCCTATGGGTTAAGCCAGGCACTGCTGCAAATTCCGTTCGGCTTGCTGTCTGACCGGGTCGGGCGCAAGCGCATGATCTACCTTGGCTTGATCCTATTTGCGGCGGGCAGTCTGTTGGCCGGCTCAGCTGAGTCAATATACGTTGTGATTCTGGGTCGGATTCTTCAGGGTGCCGGTGCCATTGCCAGCGTACTGATGGCTTTGCTGAGCGACCTGACCCGCGAAGAGCAACGCACCAAGGCTATGGCCACGGTGGGTATCTCCATCGGTATTTCGTTTTCCGTGTCTCTTGTTCTCGGGCCGCTCGTGGGCGCGCGATGGGGCCTGTCGGGCATTTTTAACCTGACCGCCGCACTGGCATTGATCGCGCTCTTGGTTGTTTGGCGCTTGGTGCCTACTCCCCACCAAAGAAAAGTCAGTGCAGAGCAACAACCGGCCCGGGCTATGGTGGGCCGGGTGTTGAAAGACCAACGCCTGTTGCGATTGGATTTTGGTATTTTCTCCCTGCACCTGGTGCTTACCGCGCTGTTCCTGGTTTTCCCCTCTTTGCTGCAAGATCGCTTGGGCCTGCCCAGCGGCTCACACTGGTGGTTTTACCTGAGCGTGATGCTGACGTCATTTGTTGCCATGGTGCCGTTCATTATTTTTGGCGAGAAAAAGCGCAAAATGAAGCCGGTGCTGTGCGGCGCCGTGGCCTTGCTGGCTTTGTCTTGCGCGGCCCTGTCGGGAGTGGGCGAAGGCCTGCTGGCCGCCTGGTTTATGCTGTTTTTCTTTTTTATGGCGTTCAATTTACTGGAAGCCAGTTTGCCGTCGCTGCTTAGTAAAGAGGCGCCAGCGGCCAGCAAGGGTACGGCGATGGGGGTGTATTCTACCTCTCAGTTTATGGGTGCGTTTCTGGGCGGGGCCTTGGGCGGCTACCTGCTGCAACAGGTCGGCGTAACCGGCGTGCTGGGATTAATGGTGGCTGTACTGGTGGTGTGGCTGCTGGTGGCGCTGACTATGCCGGCACCAGGGTATACCAGTGGTTTTGTGGTAAAGTTAGAGCCAGAAGCAACGCTCAGCTATAGCGATGTAGACAGTTTTCTACGCGCCCTGCCGGGCGTAAAAGATGTGGTTATAATGGAAGAAGCAGCGACTGCCTATCTGAAGATAGACCGGCAGTTTTTTGATGAGGCCTTGCTTGCCGACACGGAATTTGTGCAGCAAACTGACAGGCCGTGA